One segment of bacterium DNA contains the following:
- a CDS encoding helix-turn-helix transcriptional regulator: protein MTPRGRAAYSPNPDIARVAALIGDRVRAAMLLALFDGAALPATELAYRGGASPQAASAHLRKLAEGGLLTVTASGRQRRYRLAGREVAHAIEALLPVARPPRIIALTQGIAIERLRTARTCYDHLAGRLGVAVTDALVSRRALRAGGGEFHVTARGERLFEDLGIDVSALRRGRRALARACTDWTERRPHLAGSLGKALLDRFLADTWITRAFSDRSVRLTARGERALERLLGVRAWTTSSMSQ from the coding sequence GTGACGCCCCGAGGCCGCGCCGCGTACTCGCCGAACCCCGACATTGCGCGCGTCGCCGCGCTCATCGGCGACCGGGTGCGGGCGGCGATGTTGCTCGCGCTGTTCGACGGGGCCGCGCTGCCCGCAACGGAGCTCGCGTATCGAGGCGGCGCGTCCCCGCAGGCCGCGAGCGCGCACCTCCGCAAACTCGCCGAGGGCGGGCTCCTGACGGTTACCGCCTCCGGGCGCCAGCGGCGCTACCGGCTCGCGGGCCGGGAGGTGGCGCACGCGATCGAAGCATTGTTGCCGGTGGCGCGGCCCCCGCGGATCATCGCGCTGACCCAAGGCATCGCCATCGAGCGGCTCCGAACAGCCCGAACCTGCTACGACCACCTCGCAGGACGGCTCGGCGTCGCGGTCACCGACGCCCTGGTGAGCCGCCGGGCGCTCCGCGCGGGCGGCGGGGAGTTTCACGTGACCGCGCGCGGCGAGCGGCTCTTCGAGGACCTTGGGATCGATGTGTCCGCGCTCCGGCGCGGCCGCCGCGCGCTCGCTCGAGCGTGCACAGACTGGACCGAGCGCCGGCCGCATCTCGCCGGCAGCCTCGGCAAGGCTCTGCTCGACCGCTTCCTCGCCGACACGTGGATCACGCGCGCTTTCAGCGATCGGTCCGTGCGGCTCACGGCGAGGGGCGAACGGGCGCTGGAACGCCTCTTGGGGGTGAGGGCATGGACAACGTCCTCGATGTCGCAGTAG